In a single window of the Rhineura floridana isolate rRhiFlo1 chromosome 3, rRhiFlo1.hap2, whole genome shotgun sequence genome:
- the B3GALT4 gene encoding beta-1,3-galactosyltransferase 4, with protein MATTLALPSWPKRCCPRSHRLQWGLLAGLVVVALGSFVASGVHEEFLSLLLATGGGRRAVSAPLLPSAEAFLLVPSAEACAPRAPFLLVLVASAPSHAPRRQAVRNTWGGARWAAGHPVRTFFAVGLPPEPSQQAALEREAAQHGDVVQGRFLDTYGNLTLKTLALLGWAATRCLGAAFVIKADDDIFLNLPALAAHLAELPSPPRPTYLGRIHWQVRPNRDPRSRHHVPASLYPDSVFPPYCSGTAYVLSGDAVPALLGAARHVPLVPVEDVFVGLCARRAGIAPRHVAHMAGSAHFPADPCCYREVLFSVHDVAPSKMTDMWNEAGTHEQSCSSWQRTLGLLRCKALAWLTAL; from the coding sequence ATGGCGACGACGCTGGCGCTGCCCTCCTGGCCCAAGCGGTGCTGCCCCCGATCTCACCGGCTGCAGTGGGGACTGCTGGCTGGCCTGGTGGTCGTCGCCCTGGGCAGTTTCGTGGCCAGCGGGGTCCACGAAGaattcctctccctccttctggcCACCGGCGGCGGGAGGCGCGCCGTTAGCgcccccctcctgccctctgccgAGGCCTTCCTCCTGGTGCCCTCTGCCGAGGCCTGTGCCCCCCGGGCCCCCTTCTTGCTCGTCCTGGTGGCCAGCGCCCCCTCCCACGCCCCGCGGCGCCAGGCCGTGCGCAACACCTGGGGCGGGGCGCGCTGGGCCGCCGGGCATCCCGTCCGGACCTTCTTCGCCGTGGGGCTGCCTCCGGAGCCCTCCCAGCAGGCCGCCCTGGAGCGAGAGGCTGCGCAGCACGGAGACGTCGTGCAGGGGCGCTTCCTGGACACCTACGGCAACCTGACCCTCAAGACGCTAGCGCTGCTGGGCTGGGCTGCCACCCGCTGCCTCGGGGCCGCCTTTGTCATCAAGGCCGACGACGACATCTTCTTGAACCTGCCCGCCCTGGCTGCACACCTGGCCGAACTCCCCAGCCCCCCGAGGCCCACGTACCTCGGGAGGATCCACTGGCAAGTGCGCCCCAACCGGGACCCCCGCAGCCGCCACCACGTGCCCGCCTCCCTCTACCCGGACAGCGTCTTCCCCCCATACTGCAGTGGCACCGCCTACGTCCTTTCGGGAGACGCCGTGCCCGCTCTCCTTGGGGCGGCCCGCCACGTGCCCCTGGTGCCCGTGGAGGATGTCTTTGTGGGCCTCTGTGCCCGCCGGGCTGGCATCGCACCCCGGCATGTGGCCCACATGGCCGGTTCCGCCCACTTCCCAGCTGACCCCTGCTGCTACAGGGAGGTATTGTTCAGCGTCCATGACGTGGCGCCTTCCAAGATGACAGACATGTGGAACGAGGCTGGCACCCACGAACAGAGCTGCAGCTCCTGGCAGAGGACTTTAGGGCTGCTCAGGTGCAAGGCCCTGGCGTGGCTGACGGCCCTGTGA